In Senegalia massiliensis, a genomic segment contains:
- a CDS encoding PTS fructose transporter subunit IIC codes for MDKFKRHLMTGVSYMIPFVVAGGILLSIGIILGEEGFIAEKLVNIGVWSLQLMVPAIAGFIAYSIADRPGITVGFVGGVMARELGTGYIGGILIGFFAGWIVNRLKKIPIHKSLAVIKPIMIIPVLGVALTAVVMYLISIPLTPAMTGLENWLVSLKGANLAILGFIIGAMMAFDMGGPVNKVALAFAYATLAEGIYEPMAAAWVGIMAPPIGLAIATAIKPNKFTKAEKANAIPAAFMGSLGISEGAIPYAVTTPFKVIPSIVIGTGIGAAVSLVLGASSTIPAAIGIWALPLVNNPISWLIGFIVGVVIIALSVAFLRKESDIEKDQEGAEFNLMG; via the coding sequence ATGGATAAATTTAAAAGACATTTAATGACAGGGGTTTCATATATGATTCCTTTTGTTGTAGCAGGAGGTATATTATTATCAATTGGAATTATATTGGGAGAAGAAGGGTTTATTGCTGAAAAATTAGTGAATATAGGAGTATGGTCTCTTCAATTAATGGTACCTGCAATAGCTGGATTTATTGCATATTCTATAGCAGATAGACCAGGAATTACAGTAGGTTTTGTAGGTGGAGTTATGGCAAGAGAATTAGGTACTGGGTATATTGGTGGTATATTAATTGGCTTTTTTGCTGGGTGGATAGTAAATAGATTAAAGAAAATACCAATTCATAAAAGTTTAGCAGTAATAAAGCCTATTATGATAATTCCAGTTTTAGGTGTAGCATTAACAGCAGTAGTTATGTATTTAATATCAATACCATTAACACCAGCTATGACTGGACTTGAAAATTGGTTAGTATCATTAAAAGGAGCAAATTTAGCAATTTTAGGATTTATAATAGGAGCTATGATGGCATTTGATATGGGTGGACCTGTAAATAAGGTTGCATTAGCATTTGCATATGCAACTTTAGCAGAAGGTATATATGAACCAATGGCAGCAGCATGGGTAGGAATAATGGCACCACCTATAGGCCTTGCAATTGCTACAGCAATTAAACCTAATAAATTTACTAAAGCAGAAAAAGCAAATGCTATACCTGCAGCATTTATGGGTTCTTTAGGAATTTCAGAAGGTGCTATACCCTATGCAGTAACTACCCCATTTAAAGTAATACCATCTATTGTAATTGGTACAGGTATAGGAGCAGCTGTATCATTAGTATTAGGAGCATCATCTACAATACCAGCAGCTATTGGAATCTGGGCATTACCTTTAGTTAATAATCCAATTAGTTGGCTAATAGGGTTTATTGTAGGAGTAGTAATAATTGCATTATCAGTAGCATTTTTAAGAAAAGAATCTGATATAGAAAAAGATCAAGAAGGAGCAGAATTTAATTTAATGGGATAA
- a CDS encoding PTS fructose transporter subunit IIB, which produces MKIVAVTACPSGVAHTFMAKKALEDAAKELGHNIKVETQGAMGIEDELPVDAINEADVAILAIDAHIGKMNRFDNLTKIEVSTKKVLKNAKKVIEKAESKVK; this is translated from the coding sequence ATGAAAATAGTAGCAGTTACAGCATGTCCATCAGGAGTAGCTCATACATTTATGGCAAAAAAAGCATTAGAGGATGCTGCAAAGGAATTAGGACATAACATAAAAGTAGAGACACAGGGAGCTATGGGGATAGAAGACGAGTTACCGGTAGATGCAATAAATGAAGCTGATGTAGCTATCCTTGCAATTGATGCTCATATAGGAAAGATGAATAGGTTTGATAATTTAACAAAAATAGAAGTATCTACTAAAAAAGTACTTAAAAATGCTAAAAAAGTAATAGAAAAAGCAGAGTCAAAAGTAAAATGA
- a CDS encoding PTS sugar transporter subunit IIA, with product MELSLTELINENLINRKFHGTTKQEVLQEIVRIVNLDNRLDSKDLYYEKILEREEEFTTGVGYGIAIPHAKTKAVIKPTIVILKLSKPIDWESLDGKPVDLVIGLAVPEKEGNNTHLKIISKLSMKLMEEDFRQDLKNAQSDEEVLKLMENIFK from the coding sequence ATGGAACTAAGTTTAACTGAATTAATAAATGAGAATTTAATCAATAGAAAATTTCATGGAACAACTAAACAAGAAGTGTTACAAGAAATTGTAAGAATTGTAAACTTAGATAATAGATTAGACTCAAAAGATTTATATTATGAAAAAATATTAGAAAGGGAGGAGGAATTTACTACAGGTGTAGGATATGGAATAGCTATACCTCATGCAAAAACAAAGGCAGTAATAAAACCAACTATAGTTATATTGAAGTTATCTAAACCTATAGATTGGGAATCTTTAGATGGTAAGCCTGTAGATTTAGTAATTGGTCTTGCAGTACCAGAAAAAGAAGGCAATAATACACATCTTAAAATAATATCAAAATTATCAATGAAATTAATGGAAGAAGATTTTAGACAAGATTTAAAAAATGCTCAGAGTGATGAAGAAGTATTAAAATTAATGGAAAATATTTTTAAATAA